The DNA region CGTCACCGAGTCGCTGATCGCCGACGTGTTCGGGCTGCGGTGCCGGATCATCCCCGATCCGGAGGTCGGAACCCCGATGGTCGTCCCACTCGCCCGCCCCGGTGACCCAAGGCTCAGCTGGAACGACGACCGGCGAGTCGGGTGACCGCCGCACCACGATGGCGGTGTCGAATTTGGATTTCTTGGCGGGCGAGCAAGAGGTGGGGAGCGGCGGCCGTTGTTTGAGCCGCGTCCTGGCTGGGGCCCAGGTGTGCTGGCCCCCGCCGAAAATACGCACTAGTGACCGACGAGTAGTCAACTCCGGTCCGGGTATTGGGACGCCTTTCGGTCGTGCTTGGCCCTTTCGGGCAGGGCTCAATGGCGCGAATGGTCAAGCCCGTCGACGATTTCCGGGGTTGTCGGTCGCGTTCGGCGCCTGCGTTTGGTCCATTCGGCCATCTGCATGCTGACGTGCGGCGTAACGCCGTTACCGCGCGCCGCTGTGCTCCCTGTCCAGGAAAATGTTCGACGTGATCGTCGCGACATTGTGTGTGCGGTGAAGCCGCCGTTCGGCTTATTGCCGAGAATGAGGACGCGTCCCTATGCTCTGCCCCGGTCCGCAGGGGGTGCCGTGCGCGTTGATTCACGTGCGTGGCGTCGGGCAGTCAATTCATCGATGTTGAGTGAAGCGGGGATTGGGTGTCTACATCGTTTTCTTTGCTGTGCCTGCCATTCGCGGGCGCGGGGGCGAGTTTCTACTTCCCGTGGCGCGATCGCGCTGCCGACGGGATCGACGTGGTCCCGGTGCAGCTGCCCGGCCGGGAGCGGTTGATCGCCGAAGACCCGTACACCGACATGCACGCCGCGGCCGACCGGCTGGCCGCCAGGCTCGACCCGGCGCTGAAGGATCGGCCAGTCGCGCTGTTCGGCCACAGCCTCGGCGCGGTACTGGCCTTCGAGTTGGCACTGCGGCTGGAGGCCGACGGGTTCGACGTGGTGCACCTGGTCGCCAGCGGCTCGCAGGGGCCGTGGCACGGGCGGACCGAACGCGCGGGGGACCTCGACGACGACGAGTTCGTCGCCAGGGTGCGGGAGTTCGCCGGGTACCGGCACCCGGCGTTCGACATCCCGGAGATGCGTGAGCTGCTGCTGCCGACGCTGCGCGCGGACGTGGCCATGCACGAGAGCTACGTGCCGACCGAGGGCGGGCGCCTGCGCTGCGACATCACCTCGGTCCGCGGGGTGGAGGACCACCTGGTGTCGCCGGAGGCGGCGGCGGGCTGGGCGCTGGCGACCGCGGGGACGTTCCACGCCGTCGGCGTCGCGGGCGGGCACATGTACCTGGAGGACGACCCCGCGGTGGCCCTGGACGCTGTGGCGGGCGCCGTCGGCCTGCTCGGGATCTGAGTCATGTCGGTACGTGGCAAGACGATTCTGATCACCGGCGCGGCCCGCGGGCTCGGCCGGGCGTGCGCTGCCCGGTTCGCCGCCGATGGCGCGGACCTGGTGCTGGTCGACATCGCCGAGGACATCGCGGCGGTGCCGTACCCGATGGGCTCCGCTGGGCAGTTGGACGACACCGCGCGCCGCTGCCGGGCGGCGGGTGCCGAGGTGCTGACCGCGACCGCCGACGTGCGCGTCCAGTCGCAATTGGACAATGTGGTCGACGACGCGCTCGACCGGTTCGGCCGGATCGATGTGCTGGTGAACAACGCGGGCATCGCCGCGCCGTCGGGCAAGCCGGTGCACGAGATCGACGAGGACGAGTGGCACGTCATGCTCGACGTCGACCTGTCGGGCGCGTGGCGCGCGATCAAGGCGGTGGCACCGGCGATGGCCGCGCGGCGCTCGGGCAGCATCGTCAACATCTCGTCCACCGCGGGCCTGGTTGGCTACCGTAACTTCGCGGGATACGTCGCGGCCAAGCACGGGCTGATCGGGCTGACGCGGGCCGCGGCGCTGGACTACGCGGCGCTGCGGGTGCGGGTGAACGCGATCTGCCCAGGGCAGGTGCGCGAGGAACCCGACCTGGAAGGCCGGATGCTCTCCGAGGTGGCCCGCTCGCTCGGGGTGGACCCCGACGAGCAGGAGCCCACGTTCCTAGCCGCCCAGCCGATGAACGCGTTGGTCGACCCGGAGGACGTGGTGGGCGCGGCGGTGTACCTCGCAGGCGACGATTCGAAACAGGTGACCGGCAGCGTGGTCACCGTCGACGGGGGATTCAGCATCCGATGAGCACGACCCATTCCTGGCTGCGGGCCGTGCCCGCCGATCTGTCCCCGGACACGGTGGCGCTGCGGTTCGCCGCCGCCCGCACCGCGGGCCGGATCCCACCGTGGCTGCGCCTGTGGACCGCCACCGGCGACCCGGTCCGAGAACTCGACCGTCCGCTGCGCCCCGACGGTGCCGCCCGCGCGGTGCTCTCGGCGGACGCGCTGGTGCTGGTCGCCCGCGTGACCGCACTGTCCCGAGTGGACCTGGACGCGGTCGGCGCCCTGCTGCTCGACGGCGACGACACGGTCTCGGTCAGCGCCGAGATCGCCCCCGACCCGGCGCCCACACCCGTGGCCGCGCTGGAGTGGGGCTTGGGCGACCCGCGCCGCGCGGGCCGGTTCGGCGCGATCTCCATCGGCCCGATCACTGCCTCGGTGTCCGTCGCCGACGGGTTGGCGCGCGCCCTCGCGCGGTACGGCAGCGACCCGGCGGCCGCGCCCGTCACCGCCATCGTCGTCACCGACTCCAGTACCCCGTCAACCGCACCCAAGGGGACCGTGACGCGGCCTGACCACGGTGCCCGCCCAACGGCCACGTCCTCCGAGACGCGACCAAGCCTAGAATTCCGGGGAGGCGGGCAGTACCGGCCTTGGCTCGTCCCGCCGTCGCCGGTCACGGTCACCTGGTTCGAGCAGGACGGCGTCCTCACCGGCGAGTGCGTCTACGACGAAGGCGTGCTGCATCCCGCTGTCGCCGCCCAGTTCGCCGCGGTCCTGACCGACTTGACCGCGGGCCGTGAGCCCGCCGCCTTCCCGGTGCCCGCCCCGCCCTCGGCGCCGGAGACGGCGCCGACGACCATCCCCGCGGCGTTCCGCGCGATCGCCGCGACCCGCCGCGACGCGGTCGCCGCGGTCGACCAGGACACCTCTCTGACTTACCGCGACCTGGACGAGCGCTCCGACCGGATCGCCGCGGGTCTGGCCGCACTCGGTGTGACGCGCGGGGACCTGGTGGGCCTGTGCGTCGAGCGCGGCGCCGACCTGGTGGCGACGATGCTGGGCGTGCTCAAGGCAGGCGCGGCGTCGGTGCCGATGGACCCGCGCTACCCGGTCGACCGGCTGCGTCTGACCACAGTGGACGCCGGGGTACGGTTGGTGGTCACCACCGTCGGCGACTTCCCCCACGTCGACGGTGTGCCGGTGGTCTGGCCCGGGACCTTGATCGGCGACGGCCCGGTGCCCGAGGTGGCCCCCGAGCCCGACGACGCCGCGTATGTCATCTACACCTCCGGTTCCACCGGCAGGCCCAAGGGCGTCGTCGTCGAGCACCGCTCGGTGATCGCCCTGCTCGCGGCGACCACAGTGGACTTCGCACTCGCCGAGACCGATGTGTGGTCGCTGTTCCACTCCGCCGCGTTCGACTTCTCGGTGTGGGAGATCTGGGGCGCCCTGTTGACCGGCGCGCGCCTGATCGTGGTGCCCTACCTGGTGTCGCGCTCGCCGGAGGAGTTCCACGCGCTGCTGGCCGAGCAGCGGGTCACCGTGCTCAGCCAGACGCCGTCGGCGTTCGCCGCGCTGCGTGAGGTCGACCTTGCCCAGCCGGGCAGGCTGCCGCTGCGGCTGGTGGTCTTCGGCGGCGAGCCGTTGGAGGCGCGGGCGCTGGACCGGTGGTTCCGCAAGTACCCGCACGACCGGTGCCGCATGGTGAACATGTACGGCATCACCGAGACCACGGTGCACGTGACGGCCACGACGGTGACCCCGGTCCAGGTCGCGGCGGGCTCCCGGTCGGTCGGTCCGGCCATCCCCGGCTGGTCGGTGTCGGTGCGAGCGGAGGACGGGTCGGCGCAGCCGTTGGGCGTGCCCGGCGAGATCTGGGTCGGCGGCGCGGGCCTGGCCCGCGGGTACCTGGGCCGCGACGACCTGACCGCGGCCCGGTTCGTCACCGATCCTCTTACCGGGCAGCGGGTGTACCGCAGCGGCGACCTCGGCCGGATGTGGCCAGACGGATCGGTCGACCACCTCGGGCGCATCGACGAGCAGGTCAAGGTCCGCGGCTTCCGGATCGAACTGGGCGAGGTGCGCGCCGCGCTCCTGTCCGCGCCGGGCGTGTCCGCGGCGGCCGTGGTGCTGCGCACGGGCGACGACAGCGCCGACACCCGCCTCGATGGCTACGTCGTGCGGTCGGGTTCCACGGTGGACGAGGTGCGCGCGCACCTGCGCGCGGTGCTGCCCGAGCACATGGTCCCCGCGACCGTCACCGCGGTCGACGCGCTGCCGCTGACCGTGAACGGGAAGGTCGACACCGCGCGGCTGCCCGTGCCCGCCCTGGCCGTCGAGACAGCCGAACCCGATGGCGAGCCGGAGACCACCGAGGACGTCGTGCTGCGCGCGTGGCGCGCGACGGTCGGCGCGTCCATCGGGCCCGGCGACGACTTCTTCGAGTCCGGTGGCAATTCGCTGCTCGCGGTGCGGCTGTCGGCCGCGCTGCGCCGCGCCGGGCTGCCGGGCCTGTCGGTGCGCGACCTGTACCTGTACCCGACACCGGCCGAGTTCGCCGCGCACCTGGCGGCCACGTCATGAGCGTGGCACTGCCGGTCGTGGCCGTCGTGCACGACCTGGCCTCAGCCGACCCGGTCACCGTCATCGGCGCGGCGCGGCGGCTGTGCGCGCCGGTGTTCGTGTGCGACCGCGAGCGGATGCGCCCGGACGCCGCCTGGCCCGGGGCCTACGCGACGGTCATCGACGTGACCGGGCTCGGACCGGACGAGCGCGCGGCGGCCGTCGCGGCGGTCCTGCCCGCGGGCGTGGTGACCTTTAGCGAGTACCAGCTCGCGGAGACCGCGCGGCTCGCGGCGACCCTTGGCCTGCCCGGCCACGCCGCGGCGACGGTCGACGTGCTCACCGACAAGTTCGCCCAGCGGCGCGCGCTCGCCGCCGCGGGCGTGCAGCCCACGCGGTGCGCGGTGGTCACCGACGTCGACGCCGCGATCGCCGAGGTCGGCTTGCCTGCCGTGGTGAAGCCGAGGGTCGGCGCGGGCAGCCGCCACACGTCCAGAGTGGACACCCGAGACGAGTTCGCCGCGGCCGTGGCCGCCGCGGGCGTGCCGGTGGTCGCCGAGGAACTGCTGGTCGGCGACCAATCGGTCGCGGGCGTCGGGTTCGGCGACTACGTGTCGGTGGAGTCGGTGCACACCCCGGCGGGCTCGCGCCAGGTGTGCGTCACGGGGAAATTCCCGTTGGCCGAGCCGTTCCGGGAGACCGGGATGCTGCTGCCCAGCCCGCTGGCCGACGAGTCGGCGGTGCTCGCGCTCGACGCGGCGGCCACCGACGCGCTGGGCATCCGCCACGGCATCGCCCACACCGAGATCAAGCTGACCCCGGACGGCCCGCGGGTCATCGAGGTCAACGGCAGGCTCGGCGGCTACGCCTGGGAGATCCTGCACCGCGCGGGTGGCCCGAACCTGGTGGCGGTGGCTCTGAGGCTGGCCATGGGGGAGGACCCTCAGGTGAGCGCGCCGACCTGGCGCGGGGTCACCTACCAGGTGTTCCTCACCCCGCCCGCCGCGGGCGGCGTGCTCGTCGAAGTGTCCGGAGTGGACGCGGTGCGGGCGCTGCCCGGCGTGCGCAAGGTCGACGTGCACGCACAGCCGGGCGCCGTGGTCGACGCGAGCGTCGGCACTCAGGCCCATCTGGGTCTGGTCTACGGCGCCGCCGCGGACCACGCCGGGGTGCTGGACGTGGCTGACTCGGTCCGATCGCTGTTCCGTCCCGTGCTCGCCGAAGCCGTGGGAGCGCCGCGATGACCGCCGACAAGGGCCTCCTACCCGCCTCCCTGCGCGACACCACGGTGCCCGCGCTGTTCGCCGACGTGGCGCGGCGCCTGCCCGGCCGCGAGGCCGTGGTGTCCGGCGCGACCTCGCTGACCTACGCCGACCTGGACCGCCGCTCGGCACTGCTGGCCGCGGCGATCCGAGGGGCGGGCGTCGGCCGCGGCGACGTCGTCGCGCTGCTGGTGCGCGACCGGCTCGACTGGATCGTCGGGCAACTCGCGGTGCTGCGCGCCGGCGCGGCGTACCTGCCGATCAGCTCCCGCGAACCGGCCGCCCGGCTGCGGTTCCTCCTCGACGACAGCGCGGCCCGCCTGCTGATCGGGGCACCGGACGAGCCAACCGGCACACCGACGCTGGGCTTCGACGCGACCGCCGAACCCGGACCGGACACCGAGACCGCCGCCGACGACCCGGCGTACGTCATGTACACCTCTGGCAGCACTGGCACACCCAAGGGCGTGGTGGTGTGCCACCGCAACATCGTGCGTCTGGTGCGGGGCAACGACTTCGTCGCCTTCGGCCCCGACCTGCGGGTGCTGCAGACCGGCGCGGTCGGCTTCGACGCGACCACCTTCGAGGTGTGGGGCCCGCTGCTGCACGGCGGCGCGATCGCGCTCACCGCGGAGGACGACGTTCTCGACCCCGGGCGGCTGGGCGCGCGGCTGCGCGAGCACGCGGTCACCACCCTGTGGCTGACCTCGCCGCTGTTCAGCCGGATCGCCCTGGCCGACCCGGCGGTCTTTGGGCCGCTGCGCGACCTGGTCGTCGGTGGGGACGTCGTCGTCGGCGCGCACGTCGCCATGGTGCACGCGGCCTGCCCCGGCCTGCGCGTGATCAACGGCTACGGGCCGACGGAGAACACCACGTTCTCCACCACCCACCTGATCACCCCGGCCGACACGGCGGGGCCGGTGCCCATCGGTACGCCCCTGGCTGGGTCGACGGCGTACATCCTCGACGCCGATGGCGCGCTCGCCAACCACGGCGAACTGCACGTCGGCGGCGACGGCGTCACCCTGGGCTACCTCAACCGGCCGGACCTGACCGAGCGGGCCTTCCCGCCCGACCCGTTCCTGCCGGGCGGACGGATGTACCGCACGGGCGACATCGTCAGCCGCCGCGCCGACGGCGTGCTGGAGTTCGTCGGCCGCGCCGACCGGCAGGTCAAGGTGCGCGGCTACCGGATCGAGCCGGGCGAGATCGAAACCGTGCTGCGCGCGCACCCCGAGGTCACCGACGCGCACGTGGTGACCATGGACCGCCCCGAGGGCGCGTTCCTCGTCGCCTACGCCGTCACCGCCGCGCCCGCGGCCGACGTGCGCGCGCACCTTGCCGCCAAACTGCCTCGGCACCTGGTGCCGGGCTACGTCGTGCCGGTGCGACGGTTCCCGCTGACCGCCAACGGCAAGATCGACCGCGCGGAGCTGCCCGACCCGCTCACCGCGTTCGACTCGCCCACCGAACACGTCCCGCCCGTCACCGAGGTCGAACACGCCGTCGTGGACCTGGTCGAGGCCGCGCTCGGGGTCGCCCCGGTCGGCCTGCTCGACTCGATCTACGACCTCGGCGTGGACTCGCTGACCGCCGCGGGACTGGCAGCCTCGATCCGCGCCCGCCTCGGCCGCGACGTCACGACCGCCGACGTCCTGGTCGCCGCCACCGTCTCGGGCATCGCCGAAGCCGTCACCGAGGCCGCCGCGGCCGAAGCGGTGGAAGTGGTGGACACCCCGGTCGAGCGGCCGGACGCGGTGCTGCCGCTGGCGCCTGGGCAGCGGGCGCTGTTCGCCGCGCAGACCCGCGACCCGCGCACGGTCCGCTACAACGTGCCGGTCCGGCTTGACCTGCCCGCGGGCGTCGACCTCGCGGTCCTGGCCCGCGCGTGGCAGGCCGTGGTCGACCGGCACGACGCCCTGCGCACGTCGTTCGAGCTGGCCGACGAACCCGTTCAGCGGGTGCACGCCCAAGTGCGCGCGCCGTTGGCGGTCATCGACGACGACCGCGCGCCGGTCGAGCCGTTCGACCTGGGCACGGCGCCCCTGGTCCGCGCGACGGTGTGCGCCAAGCGGACGCTGTGGCTCGACGCGCACCACATCGTCGTCGACGGGCTGTCCCTGCGCACCATCGTGGCCGACCTCGACGCGCAGTGTCGCGGGATCACCCAGGCCCCGCCCTCGCAGTTCACCGATCACCTCTCGCGCCCGCCCGTGGCCACCGGCCACTGGGCCGAGGTGTTCGCCGCGCCGCTGGACACCGCGGACCTGCCCTACGACCGGCCAGACGACGGGACCGCGGCGGGCCAAGTGTTGACCGTGTGCCTCGGCGCCGAGCGCACCGCCGCGCTGCGGGCGCTGGCAGCCGAGCTGGGTACCACGCTGTTCGCCGTGCTTGCCGCGGCCTACGGGGTGTTTCTGCGGGCGGCCACCGGCGCACCCGAAGTGGTGTTCGGCGTCCCCGCGGCGGGCCGCGACCCGCGCACGGCCACCGCTGTCGGCATGTTCGTCAACACCGTGTTCCTCCGGGTTCGGCCCGACCCTGCCGCGAGCTTCGCCGACGTGGTGGCCGACGTCGCCGGACAGACCGCGCTCGCCCTGGCGCACCAGGGATCAGCCGCCGCCCAGGTGCCGCTGTCGGCGCTGTTCGCGCTGCAGCCCGAATCCGCGCTCACCGCAGAGTTCCTCGGCGCGGCGACGACGCTGCGGCCAGAGCACCCCGGCGAGGCGATGGTCGACATCAATACCCAGGTCTACGAACAGGACCGCGACCTGCGGGTGGACTGGGAGTACCGCACCCGGTTCGACCAGGCCACCGTCGCCGCGTTCGCCGACCTCTACCGCGACGTCCTCGACCGCGCCCGGTCCGCACCGCGCGCCCCCACCGGCGCGCTGACCGCCACCGCACCGCAGGCGCCCGCGTCGGCGCCCGACTTCGACTTCGACCTCTGACCGGAGCACACCCCATGACCGTTGACCTCACCGTCGGGCAGCGCAAGATCGCCGCCGCCCAGCGGCCCGCCGCGGCCGCGTTCTGGGGCCGCGCCCTCGACGGCGCCGTCGCCACCGCCTTCCCGCCGGACGTGGCGAGCGCGCCGCGCACCGGACGCGCCGAGCCGCTGGCCGAACTGCCAGTCCCCGCGGACCTCGCCGCCCGGCTCGTCGCAGTCTCCCGCGGCGACGACCTGGCGCTGCACACCGTGCTCGTCGCCGCGACCATGGTGCTGCTCGCCGACTACACCGCCGCCGAGGATGTCCTCGTCGGCGAACCGGCGACGGCGGCCGAGCGATTAGCGTCCGTCCTGCCCGCGCGCCACCGCGTCGCCGCCGACGACACGTTCCGGTCAGTGCTGTCCGGCCTGCGCGCCGCGGTCCGCGAAGCCTTCCCGCACCGCGACTTCCCGGTCGACCTGACCGGTGTCGACATCGACGTGGTCGTCGCGCTCGACGCGCTGCACCCGCCCGCCGCGGTCGCCGGGGTCGAAGCCGACGTCGTGGTGCACTTGGGCGCTGTGACCGCAGGGGGAGCGACCCTGCGGGTTCTCGCCGAACCCGAGCGGTTCCGCCCGGACACCGCCGTGCGCATCGGTGAGCATCTGCTGCGCGTCCTCGCGGCGGGCTTGGCCGACCCGGACGCCCCGGTCGGCGACATCGACCTGCGGTCCGACGCCGACCGCGCGATCCTGGCCAGGATCAACGACACCGCGGTGCCGTTCGCCGACACCGCCACCCTGCCGGACCTGTTCGCGCGCACCGTCGCCGCGAAGCCGCACGCCCCCGCCGTCCACACCGGCGACACCACCCTGACCTTCGCCGAACTCGACGCCAGGGTCAGCGCGCTGGCCGGGGCGCTGCGCGAGCGCGGTGTCGGCCGCGACATGGTCGTCGGGGTACTCGCCCGCCGGTCGGTCGACCAACTCGTCGCCGTGCTGGCGGTGCTGCGCGCGGGTGGCGCCTACCTGCCGCTCGACCCGGCGCTGCCCGCCGCCCGCCTGGCGGGGATGGTGGACGACAGCAAGGCCC from Alloactinosynnema sp. L-07 includes:
- a CDS encoding thioesterase II family protein, which encodes MSTSFSLLCLPFAGAGASFYFPWRDRAADGIDVVPVQLPGRERLIAEDPYTDMHAAADRLAARLDPALKDRPVALFGHSLGAVLAFELALRLEADGFDVVHLVASGSQGPWHGRTERAGDLDDDEFVARVREFAGYRHPAFDIPEMRELLLPTLRADVAMHESYVPTEGGRLRCDITSVRGVEDHLVSPEAAAGWALATAGTFHAVGVAGGHMYLEDDPAVALDAVAGAVGLLGI
- a CDS encoding SDR family oxidoreductase, whose product is MSVRGKTILITGAARGLGRACAARFAADGADLVLVDIAEDIAAVPYPMGSAGQLDDTARRCRAAGAEVLTATADVRVQSQLDNVVDDALDRFGRIDVLVNNAGIAAPSGKPVHEIDEDEWHVMLDVDLSGAWRAIKAVAPAMAARRSGSIVNISSTAGLVGYRNFAGYVAAKHGLIGLTRAAALDYAALRVRVNAICPGQVREEPDLEGRMLSEVARSLGVDPDEQEPTFLAAQPMNALVDPEDVVGAAVYLAGDDSKQVTGSVVTVDGGFSIR
- a CDS encoding non-ribosomal peptide synthetase, which gives rise to MSTTHSWLRAVPADLSPDTVALRFAAARTAGRIPPWLRLWTATGDPVRELDRPLRPDGAARAVLSADALVLVARVTALSRVDLDAVGALLLDGDDTVSVSAEIAPDPAPTPVAALEWGLGDPRRAGRFGAISIGPITASVSVADGLARALARYGSDPAAAPVTAIVVTDSSTPSTAPKGTVTRPDHGARPTATSSETRPSLEFRGGGQYRPWLVPPSPVTVTWFEQDGVLTGECVYDEGVLHPAVAAQFAAVLTDLTAGREPAAFPVPAPPSAPETAPTTIPAAFRAIAATRRDAVAAVDQDTSLTYRDLDERSDRIAAGLAALGVTRGDLVGLCVERGADLVATMLGVLKAGAASVPMDPRYPVDRLRLTTVDAGVRLVVTTVGDFPHVDGVPVVWPGTLIGDGPVPEVAPEPDDAAYVIYTSGSTGRPKGVVVEHRSVIALLAATTVDFALAETDVWSLFHSAAFDFSVWEIWGALLTGARLIVVPYLVSRSPEEFHALLAEQRVTVLSQTPSAFAALREVDLAQPGRLPLRLVVFGGEPLEARALDRWFRKYPHDRCRMVNMYGITETTVHVTATTVTPVQVAAGSRSVGPAIPGWSVSVRAEDGSAQPLGVPGEIWVGGAGLARGYLGRDDLTAARFVTDPLTGQRVYRSGDLGRMWPDGSVDHLGRIDEQVKVRGFRIELGEVRAALLSAPGVSAAAVVLRTGDDSADTRLDGYVVRSGSTVDEVRAHLRAVLPEHMVPATVTAVDALPLTVNGKVDTARLPVPALAVETAEPDGEPETTEDVVLRAWRATVGASIGPGDDFFESGGNSLLAVRLSAALRRAGLPGLSVRDLYLYPTPAEFAAHLAATS
- a CDS encoding ATP-grasp domain-containing protein; the encoded protein is MSVALPVVAVVHDLASADPVTVIGAARRLCAPVFVCDRERMRPDAAWPGAYATVIDVTGLGPDERAAAVAAVLPAGVVTFSEYQLAETARLAATLGLPGHAAATVDVLTDKFAQRRALAAAGVQPTRCAVVTDVDAAIAEVGLPAVVKPRVGAGSRHTSRVDTRDEFAAAVAAAGVPVVAEELLVGDQSVAGVGFGDYVSVESVHTPAGSRQVCVTGKFPLAEPFRETGMLLPSPLADESAVLALDAAATDALGIRHGIAHTEIKLTPDGPRVIEVNGRLGGYAWEILHRAGGPNLVAVALRLAMGEDPQVSAPTWRGVTYQVFLTPPAAGGVLVEVSGVDAVRALPGVRKVDVHAQPGAVVDASVGTQAHLGLVYGAAADHAGVLDVADSVRSLFRPVLAEAVGAPR
- a CDS encoding non-ribosomal peptide synthetase — its product is MTADKGLLPASLRDTTVPALFADVARRLPGREAVVSGATSLTYADLDRRSALLAAAIRGAGVGRGDVVALLVRDRLDWIVGQLAVLRAGAAYLPISSREPAARLRFLLDDSAARLLIGAPDEPTGTPTLGFDATAEPGPDTETAADDPAYVMYTSGSTGTPKGVVVCHRNIVRLVRGNDFVAFGPDLRVLQTGAVGFDATTFEVWGPLLHGGAIALTAEDDVLDPGRLGARLREHAVTTLWLTSPLFSRIALADPAVFGPLRDLVVGGDVVVGAHVAMVHAACPGLRVINGYGPTENTTFSTTHLITPADTAGPVPIGTPLAGSTAYILDADGALANHGELHVGGDGVTLGYLNRPDLTERAFPPDPFLPGGRMYRTGDIVSRRADGVLEFVGRADRQVKVRGYRIEPGEIETVLRAHPEVTDAHVVTMDRPEGAFLVAYAVTAAPAADVRAHLAAKLPRHLVPGYVVPVRRFPLTANGKIDRAELPDPLTAFDSPTEHVPPVTEVEHAVVDLVEAALGVAPVGLLDSIYDLGVDSLTAAGLAASIRARLGRDVTTADVLVAATVSGIAEAVTEAAAAEAVEVVDTPVERPDAVLPLAPGQRALFAAQTRDPRTVRYNVPVRLDLPAGVDLAVLARAWQAVVDRHDALRTSFELADEPVQRVHAQVRAPLAVIDDDRAPVEPFDLGTAPLVRATVCAKRTLWLDAHHIVVDGLSLRTIVADLDAQCRGITQAPPSQFTDHLSRPPVATGHWAEVFAAPLDTADLPYDRPDDGTAAGQVLTVCLGAERTAALRALAAELGTTLFAVLAAAYGVFLRAATGAPEVVFGVPAAGRDPRTATAVGMFVNTVFLRVRPDPAASFADVVADVAGQTALALAHQGSAAAQVPLSALFALQPESALTAEFLGAATTLRPEHPGEAMVDINTQVYEQDRDLRVDWEYRTRFDQATVAAFADLYRDVLDRARSAPRAPTGALTATAPQAPASAPDFDFDL